The genomic interval GGGGCAAGCGCGCGACGACGCATTGGGGTTATACGCATCTCCTGCCGCTCGTCGGGGGGCGCCATGAAAACGCCCGGGTGGTCGAGGACGGCCAAGTCGTCACCAGCGGCGGTGTGACCTCGGGACTCGATTTCGCGCTGACCCTGATCGCGCGGATCAAGGGCGACGCGGTGGCGCAGGCGATCCAGCTCGCGATCGAATATGATCCCGCCCCGCCCTTTCCCGGCGGACACCCCGATCGCGCGCCGGAGGCGGTGACCGCGGGGCTGAAAGCGCGCGTCTACGACGCCGCGGCGGCGCGGATGGAGGCGGCGCTCACGATCCTTTGAATAAAGAGCATGTTCCCCCGCGAAGGCGGGGGCCCATCTCCTGTGGGCGCTATTCCGAACCCACCGGAGATGGGTCCCCGCCTTCGCGGGGACACACAGGCTGGTTCAACCGCAATCCGCCAGCGCGATCTCGTAGAGCTTCGCCCAATATTTGCCCGTGACGAAAAGGCGTTTCTTCTCCGCATCCCACGCGATGCCGTTGAGCACGCTGTCGGTGCCGCGCGCGCCAGCGTCGGCCTTCAGTCCCGACAGGTCGAGCAGCGAGGCGATGTTGCCGGTCGCGGGGTCGATGCGGACGATGAAATCGGTCATCCAGACGTTCGCCCAGACCTGCCCGTCGATCGTCTCCAACTCGTTGAGCATCGGGATCGGCCGGCCGGCGAAGCGCACCGTCACGCGCTTCCGCTCCGTCATCGTCGCCGGGTCGAAGAAACGCAGGTCGGGCGTGCCGTCGCTCAGCACCAGATCGTCCCCAACCATCGTCACGCCCCAGCCCTCGCCGTCATAGCTGAAGGTCCCGGTCGGCTTCAGATCCTCGATCGACCAGCGGTTGCCGACGCCGCCCTGCCAGGTGACGCCGATGATCTGATCGCCCCAACGCGTGATGCCCTCGCCGAACTGGTCGGCGGGCAATCTGGTTTCGGAGAGCGCCTTGCCGGTCCGAAGGTCGAGCCGAGCGACGCGCGATTTCCCATATTGGCCGGTGGCTTCGTAGATATGCCCGTCGTGC from uncultured Sphingopyxis sp. carries:
- a CDS encoding glutaminyl-peptide cyclotransferase, which produces MFFLALALLAEPGAATTAPPPVERCGYRIVQSYPHDTTSFTQGLFWHDGHIYEATGQYGKSRVARLDLRTGKALSETRLPADQFGEGITRWGDQIIGVTWQGGVGNRWSIEDLKPTGTFSYDGEGWGVTMVGDDLVLSDGTPDLRFFDPATMTERKRVTVRFAGRPIPMLNELETIDGQVWANVWMTDFIVRIDPATGNIASLLDLSGLKADAGARGTDSVLNGIAWDAEKKRLFVTGKYWAKLYEIALADCG